One genomic region from Sphingobacterium multivorum encodes:
- a CDS encoding DUF763 domain-containing protein, producing the protein MKQSGTADLPLHYGKVPAWLYERMALLGRSIVEVILMDYGKDEVLRRLADPRWFQSFGAVLGMDWHSSGITTAVMGALKRAINPDAKSLGLYICGGKGKLSMQTPQELLRLSNEMGLDGNDLIRSSKLVAKVDNTAIQDGYQLYLHNFIVTDNGNWSVVQQGMHEKDGTARRYHWHSEKVKSFVEEPHAGISGPSQGIILNLTAAEAAANRTGIMTIVTEDSTQVMQDFAKLIMPSHHDVRASDVDLKRLGAMLYVARESQPSHFEDLLLLKGVGPRTLQSLALVSEVIHGAPSRFNDPARFSFAHGGKDGHPFPVPLTIYDESIQILQKGIEKSKLGYGEKLKSINKLHQIVLDSEKDFQPQFDIQQIIAEERRDSWKYGGRTVFGDAQPLRTNGRGLQLSLF; encoded by the coding sequence ATGAAACAATCCGGAACCGCAGATCTCCCATTACACTATGGAAAAGTACCAGCGTGGCTTTACGAACGTATGGCTTTGCTAGGTCGCTCCATTGTTGAAGTAATATTAATGGATTATGGTAAAGACGAGGTTTTGAGAAGACTGGCGGATCCCCGCTGGTTTCAAAGCTTTGGTGCTGTTCTCGGCATGGATTGGCATTCTTCAGGGATCACAACGGCTGTTATGGGGGCATTAAAACGCGCTATTAATCCAGATGCAAAGTCGTTGGGACTTTATATCTGTGGGGGTAAAGGCAAGCTCTCCATGCAGACCCCACAGGAACTACTTCGGCTTTCGAACGAAATGGGACTAGATGGCAACGACTTGATTCGCAGCAGTAAGCTTGTTGCTAAAGTGGATAACACCGCTATTCAGGATGGTTACCAATTATATCTCCACAATTTTATCGTGACGGATAATGGCAATTGGTCGGTCGTGCAGCAAGGTATGCATGAAAAGGATGGAACTGCCCGTCGTTACCATTGGCATTCTGAAAAGGTAAAATCGTTTGTTGAAGAACCACATGCGGGTATCAGTGGTCCTTCACAAGGTATAATCCTCAACTTGACAGCTGCAGAAGCGGCGGCCAATAGAACAGGTATTATGACGATAGTAACGGAGGATTCAACTCAAGTGATGCAAGACTTCGCTAAACTTATTATGCCATCCCATCACGATGTCCGTGCTTCGGATGTTGACTTGAAGAGGCTAGGAGCAATGTTGTACGTGGCCCGAGAAAGTCAACCAAGCCATTTTGAAGACTTATTGCTTTTAAAAGGAGTTGGGCCCCGTACGTTACAGTCATTGGCTTTAGTCAGTGAGGTAATCCACGGTGCGCCTTCACGGTTCAATGACCCGGCTCGATTTTCCTTTGCTCATGGCGGGAAAGATGGGCATCCTTTTCCTGTTCCTTTAACCATTTACGATGAAAGTATTCAAATTTTGCAAAAAGGCATTGAAAAATCTAAACTGGGTTACGGTGAAAAATTAAAATCGATTAACAAGTTGCACCAGATTGTCTTGGATAGCGAAAAAGATTTTCAGCCACAATTTGATATTCAACAAATTATAGCAGAAGAACGGCGAGATTCTTGGAAATATGGTGGAAGAACAGTCTTCGGAGACGCACAACCCTTGAGAACAAATGGTCGTGGTTTGCAATTGTCACTTTTCTAG